TTGTTCGGGTAAAGCTTATCCCCGCAAATCGCGTTCCGGGACGAGAATTCGGTCGGTTTTGCAATGGATGGTCtcattttggtttgtgtgctattGTATGCGCCACACTTCAAAGAAAACCATTGGAAAACAACAGTTCAACAAATCCCTGTTGCAAAGACACAATGGAAACGTATGAGTGACACGGTGAAAAGGATGCTTGATTCAGAAGAAAATTCCCTCGACCAGCCCAGAGGAAAGGTAGGCCGGGGACGGCACCCTACCAGAACAACGAAAGGCTCCCAGTTCTGAGAACaaccgatgacgatgacgacatGACATGACGACGTGAAAAACAGTACCATCACTTCCATCCTCTCCTCCATCTTACCATGCTGCGCGAATTTCACCGAAAAgctaaacaacaaaacaaaaactaagcTCAAGAGAATCGGTGGTGGCTCGTGCCGAGACCTTCCTGAATGGACCTGTCCCTCGCAGGTGATGCGCAGGCGCTCTTTGATGCCATCGTATGCGCTTTCGCCTGCTGCCTACGCTCGGCTGTGGCTTCCTGTTTCATTCGTCGCCTCCTGATGGGCTTCGTTCGCGAACCCATTCACACACTCTCTCCCAGCAGCAACGCCACCATGTCTGGGCATGGCAGAGCCGAAGTCATCTGAAAAATCATCACTCACGAAAGCTCCACCGTGTGAGCGTTTGGAACTCATTTTCCAGGGGGTTTCGATGCCGAATGTGACGACCACGCGCTTtcgagaatgtttttttttttgttatcgcaCAGAACACATCTAGAGTTTGAGCAGTgttccccctcccccccctgaTAGGTGGGTGTGAGGAGTGAGGTTTCGGCGTAAATGAGTGAATTTCGGAAATCCGAACCAGTATTCGAGCCCGGTGCCCGGAGCCGCTACAGAAGGCTAGTAAAACCGACACGAGCACCGTTCGGTTCCGTTCATTCGCGTTCCATCCCTTGACGAGGCTAGTAGGGTATTAAATCGGTCCGATAAGCGCGCGTCATGGCCAAAGCGGCCTCCCAGGGTGGTCACACTTACCCCCTACtgagcagcaccagcaacagcagtagaaccagtggcagcagcagcagcaccatcataCTATTATTAGTTCACTAAGGTGCCCACAGAAATAACAAACCTGTGCCGAGTTCTCCCTGTTATGCTCAGTGAGGAGTTGCCGATCGACGTTTCTGTAGCCAGAAGTGCCCCGGAGCCACCGTATTTGTGAACAGGATACGCCAAGAACGGGGGGGCCCAAACAAGTCTGGGAATAACGAACAagtgttgttattattattattatcgttGTTATTGTTAAACATCCTCGGCCGGATATACTGGACCTAGCAGTAACGCTCCACCAAAGCGAGGTTATGTGCAGTGAAATGTGTAGTGGAAAACGAATCCTCACACGGGAATGACCAGGTCTGTACATCCCTCGAAAATAGTTTTACCGTTGTGACAGGAGTCCTAGTGTCTAGCAAAAACCTAGCAAAACGGCGACCAGCAAAAGCTCTTCACAGATCTTCACACCAAACTGTCTAACCGTGATCGGCCGACGAACGTTCGTTCAACCTTAACCGCCAGTGACAACCCGAATAACGCAAAGTGCAGCGGTGCCATCGTGCTAGATATTTGTGCGAGATATCGATTGACGTAAAGAACCCAAGGATACGGGCTATAATCTGTCATTATCTTCACAACTGTTTGTTCTGATCCGAGTGAGCTGCGATGCGTACCTTTGTCGAGCGTGACATGCGatttctgtgcgtgtgtgtgtgtgactgagTGTGTCAGTGTGGTGGTGTACATTTGCTACGTGTATGCGTGTTTCTAAGTGtatctttgtgtgtgtttgtgtgtgtgtgtgtgttcggtgcGTGTACTGAAATCAGTGTAACAGTGCAGTGAACGTGCAATGATTGCCAACGATTCGGAGCAACCCTCACGACTCCAAACTGTGCAAAGTGTCCCCGAAACCGTGTCCCCAAAAAATCCGGCCAAACAGCAAGCTGTAGAAAAACTCGCTaagctggtgtgtgtgtgatagtgAGCGAAAGCAAACGAGCAAAGCTTCACCATCTATTTCCGCCGTGTTGCTAAGGGTGCGTTACATCCGCCGGAACGCACGCATAGACAGTAGAAAGTCAATCGCAAAAAGCGTACGGGAAAGCTCGTTTCCTAAAACCACCTAATTTCGATTCCGTTCTGGTCGTGATCCGGTTCGCGAGTTCGTTATGCACGTACGGCCCACCCGTTGGGTTGCTATTGCCCCGTACGAGCTGCCACCGAGAACGAGCGTGAAAGTGTTCAATTAAGACTCCGCAACATTCGCACTATTTCTGGCACACACTGCTAGAAGTGCTTGTTCGCGATTGTCGAACACAGACTGGCTGACCTTTCCGTCGTGGTTTTGGGAAGTGTAATGGTGTAAGATCCCGCAGGAATGTGTTCCGTGTGCATCTAGGAACGCGTAGTTTGCCCTATTCCTTGTAGTGTGGTAGCGAGTTCCTAACAGTAAAGCTAAATCCCAAACATCTGACGCATTTGCTTCCACTGGCACCATACAATACCGTCTCACGCGTACTCCGATAGACACTCGCGAATTTCGTCCTCAAGGAACTGCTAAACTCGATCCCGTCCCGACGCCATTAGTCTTTCCTCATAGCAGCAATCGAGCAGGTGGAGGTGTAGTGTTTCCTCGTACGGTTTCGTGACTGGGACTTTccataacaaaaagaaaaaaaaaacagctagcACCCTCTACGAAATCCGACCCATTCGTTCCAGCCCCACTCACCCTCTCGTTGGTAAAGGAGGAACCTGTTGAATATCGCGTACGTTTGTTGGCCCCCGGTTGTTCGTGTCAGCACTCATCAGGATCAGCCAGCCACCGAAACCGGCACGAGCACCGAAAGGTCCCAAAGGTCCACAGGTATTCGCGTCCGGGAAAATACAGAGCCCGGACCAGGCGCGGGAATATCAACCATCGCCCCTCGCAGCttcacacgcgcgcgcgttaTTTCCCCCTTCTCGCTGCTATTCTTCCCGTTTCTCCTGTGAGAACACTGCCGAAACCGggctcgtgtgtgcgtgtgggtgtgtggTAGCAGTGAAAAATGATCCGACCGATTCTACCGATACTGGCGTACATGAGCGTGCTCTCGAGTACGTACTCGCTGCACATGGCACGCGATGCTTACATCAagccaccgccgccaccaccacctgcaCAGCTCCTCGACGACCTGGACGACATGTCCGAGCTGCTCGCGGAAAATGGTGTCGACCTGATGCGGCCAATGATGGCCACGGTTCACCAGAAGTCACACAGCGCCACCAATTCTGGCGGCGGTGGCGGTAGTGGAAGCATCATCAGCAGTAACAATGGTGCGATCGCGTTAGGCACGATCAATCACGTGACGAGCAATGAGCTGCCTGAGCTGAGTCCGCCACCGGCGCATCTGCCGACGGGGCTACGCCACGGTCCGATAGGGCCACTTGTTGGGCAGCCTCCGCGTGGTCTGCAGGAACTGTTCGGCGTGCAGACCAACTTTGACATTCGAGCTGCGCAGCAGCAACTGTCCCACAGTCCGAATGGTGCGACATCCAACTTCGACGTCAATCAgtcctcgtcctcctcctcctcctccagtGGCATGGACGATCGGGATGATGATAATGgtgaaggtggtggtggtgggagaGGTGATAGGAATGACGTCAACAACGGAGTAGTCGctagtgctggtggtggtggtggtggtggtggacaaGGCAATGTGAATCTGCAGCGGTCGGCGTCGAGCAGCAAGCGGGCGTCACCGACCGGTGGACGCAATAAGATGATGGCCGACTCTGGGCAAGATGGCGACGGTAGCAGTAGCGGTTTGCCATCAATCCCGCACGGCATCGCTAACCAAATGATGCTGCGCAGTACACGCGGCCAGCGGCAGTACGATGTACCGCAAATTGGTAAGTGATCATACCAACAGGTAGATGTATAGTTTCGaactggtttttatttttactaccTTTTGTACATGGTTAACTTATTCTATTATTTGATTATGAtgaatttttttcattctctgGAGTTTTTTAAGTGAATTTAAACTCTACACTTGTATTAAAATCAACACTGGGTCAAACAGTCACataaaaacgtaaaaataGAACACCATGAAAATGAGAGAAATTTGAACTTTTTAAGAAAACCTCAAAAGATTTTGGAAGATAagagtgttgttttatttgccttAACTGTAAAATGTACagttttatatattttcttgCAAATTCGATTACaaatagaaataataataaacaaatagctATGTCTCTCGATGCATAGCACATTTACTAAAAAAAGGTATTGTTCTTTCGATGTTATGTTATTCAAACCTTTAAAATGATAAAGTGCATGCTTTTTAATGAATTACGGTATGATATATTCACTATATAACAACTATATGGATAACAAATTTCAAGGATATCGAAATaattcaaaagaaaaggaaaaacttgcATCGTTTTTCAAgtcaaataaatgcaaaacagtTCAGTGAAACTACTAACATGCTTTATGTATTTCAAAGCTAGACTAAAGGTGACCAAGTTACGAATGATTTGAACTGTATTTCATAGATTGTATTAAGATAACTTGAGCAATTCACTAACAAGACTCTTGTTCAAAGTGCCTGAACAGAAGATTTTACAACACGTAACATCTCAAAAGAAACATCTAAAATTATATAACGATACAAAAACGAACTTACAACATTATTTGTATGCCAAATTATACAACTGCTTCCTATCTAAACTTGACCTTCCAGCAATGCATAGTATTCCAAGAATCAAATATACaacgaaaactccaaaagctAGATTTGATTAAGGAAACGGCATGCAGCACAATACAGAAGCACTCACCTCCGAGCGAGATGAGTTTTGCAAATCGTTTGCTAGTTCaatatattattttccaaactGAACTTTTCCCAGAAACTTGCTCCCGCTGTCGATGGGCAGATGCACCAAGTGCATCCTACAAGTGCCGGCATTTCTGCCCGTCCAACTCGGATTCCGCACCGAATGCGACCGCGTtcgttgaaaaattaaatcaaattacaCACTAAAAATGGTTACgacaatcaaatcaaaataaataccaTCGTCCACCGTTGGTCGATCGCTCGGTGGAAGCTAAGACCGTGCGGCAAAAATCTGGAGAACCCGACAATCCCGGTATTCTACATACCGAGACATACGTGGGTCCGTTGCCGTTTTGCGGTGAAGAATGTCTGGTTGGCTTGCCCGGTGCTACCACGGCAAACATCATGGGAAAGCTGGCGGTGATAGTGCCATTCGTTATCCAATGTTTCTccgtctatgtgtgtgtgtgaggattTCAATGATGGATGATAGATGTCGAACGGTTTGCGTGGTATGAACCAGCAGAATTTTCATCCGTATGCAGAAAAGGATAGATAGATAGAtcgatagagagagagagagagagagagagagagagagggagacgGTACGAAAAATGTCCACACGGTAGGCGAGTAGCATGTTTCGTTGGAAATATATGACCAGGCCCGGGCGCAGCATGGAACGCGAATTCAACGTGAAGAACCAACTACTGGTGGGCATAATGTAAATTGGCATGTTCATCTTCTTGACGTGTGTGGGCGCTTTCTAGTGCTggtgatattttatttccacaTTTAATGATGCTGCTCTCGGTGCTTTCGGATTTGGGTGGAATTCtccgggaaaaaaaaagaaggaaaacaccGTATGTCCTTCTTGATCTACATGTGGCGGTGTAAAATGCCAAACGAGCAAAGCCAAAGCCTATTTGAAGAGGAGGCTGAATTTTATTGCCATCatgaatgttttcgttttggtcGAGGaataaatacagaaaaaagaCGAATCCCTCCTTGAAGTCTTCAGGTTTCGCTACACAAGCACCCGCGACCAACAAAACACATGAATAATACCCAAGGATgtgagaagaacaaaaaaaaaaggaaaaaaaaaaacaactttaccTAACGATTCTCTCGAGCAACCACCGGTGGGCAAACCGGTTCAAATCCTACAGGTACGCGAGGCTTATTGGCTACGTGTTGTGCATCGTCTGTGTGACGTTATGCATTCCAATGAGCGATGGACCGATTCCATCGAGGTTATAGCTATcagccattttcttttttttttttgttttgtttcgttcaaCTTCCCCTTTGACTGAAACAACACCGACCAGAACGCCTTAAGCCGTACGTGACAGGCTCCACGGATCTGGATCAGACTAGCTCGCCAGAGGTCCCGCGATAAAGGCAAATGCATTACACTGGAGCAACCGCAAAGGGGGACTAGGGGGAACGGACGATAGCGGACAAATTGCGGTCAAATTAAGTCGATTGTGCTAGtggattaaattaaattgactGTCACAAGCCAACCGCACCGGCACGGTCTCTGGGGCACGAACACCAAATACTgaatcagaaaaaaaggaagagataaaaaaaattcaaagctTTTGAAGATTACATGGCATTATAATCACGCCTGACAATGCACCGGAAAGCGCGCGCTGTTCCCGGTTGCTTCAAATGTGTCATGTACTAAAATTGTTGAATAGTTCCAATTTCCCGAGATCCCCACTGTGTGACGACGATCCCGTGTTTCGGACAGAAATCAGCTATTGAAGAATGGTAAAGATTTCTTGAGAAAAATAGCTCCGTTCCAAATCCCGATTCTTATCGCCATATCATTATCGCCatgtgtatatgtatgtgaGAAGTTCCCGAGAAAtctgtttccattttccacgaaCATTCCAGCCCGCCAACGAACCCAGCTGCTGCCCGAAACTTTGCCCTTGCTGTCTGCAAACCAATCATGGCGCTGTCGAGAGCAAAAATACTTTCTTCAAATTTACCTATCCGGCGTCAGAATTGGGAGACGCTGCTGGAGCTCAGCACAAAATCGTCAATTTTCGCTAATGGTGTAACGATGCGCCGTTGCCTTTTACATATCATTTTTCGATAATCCACCAAGCCGTGGGAAGTCTTTGCACGGTGGGACGTCTTTCCCTCTGCTGTGTCGAAGTTTGGACGACGCTTGTTGGTACTGCAAGGAAAGTGTGCCAAGTGCGTGGGAAAGGGGAAAGAAGAGAGCCCAAAGTAGCTCACACCAGTCTCCTTGGGTGCGTTAACGCAGGAGCGAAACAATAATTTTCCTACATGGCATACATAACCTTCAGGACTCGAACTTCAACCAAGCGCCTCTTCAACCGTTCTCCATTTCGACTCACTTCCGAGAAACGCACGCACCATTTGTTCACACTTACATCGCGAAACGATTAGGAtgtatgtgtgagagagagagagagggagataaAATTCGTTGTGATGGGCATAACGTGGGATGGTTTCATTTCAACCTAACCTAAACCAACGCGAGGTCGTAGGTCGGTTCTCCACTGCCTACAATCCACACGGCCGCCGGGGCGGAAAAGCTCACCTGTTGCGCAATTTCCTGCTGTCTGTCGGTGATGCTTGTCACTCTCACCAACCAGCTCCCTGGTAAGACAAAAGCAATACACAATTTCCCGTGTGTACAGTGTTCCCGAGGGGAAAACTCCCGAATGAATGAAGAACAGCAAGAGCAGCCCCCATGGTTGTCCGGggagtgaaagaaaaattgagCATCGTGAGCACTACACTCCCATGGTGGAAATTTTCCATCAGGTTCGGggtatttttctgttttctttctgcCGAAGCGAATCGACCGTCGCTTCTTTGTTGTCCAGTTACCAAAGACGAGGAACAGAACAACTTCTATGCAACAATGCGTCCCATAGGGAAAAATACAACACGAGAAGAACTAAGTATGATAAGTAACAGTCAACAGAATAATTATATATTCGTTCCCGGATACGATAAGGGATAGTTGAAAAATCACTAATGTGACGATGACAATGGGCTAGCATACTTTCAGGAGTAAAAGTTTAATTCTTACCTACCAACCTGGTGGATTGATAATTCATTTCCTTCCGGGTTTctcgtgcgtatgtgtgcgtgtttggttGATTCCATCCTTACAATGTGCCCATTTTGCACACGAGCAGTTCAGCTAGGACTATTTGAAAGATCGGATGTGCGCCTGTGCGTGGCCTTCAGTACGCCATTctggtaaaaaaaagtcatctTTTTTATCCATTAGcattgtgagttttttttaattacttcaaCATCTACTCATAATCAAATGCGTACTCGGCGATAGTAAGCACAGAAAAAGGCCtacaatcaatcaatattCTCGATCCTTAAAGCACCACATGGGATTGTGAAATGATTCTCAACATGTTCCCTGTCACCTAGCGGTAATATTGGGGCATAataatttgcaaataaaattaatgtttcgTCGTGAAAACACATATTCACGTTTTATTATACCATCGACAAGACAGCCATAGAATATTTGCTCGAGTTTGCTTGCTCACGTTCAAGTAGACTCGTTCGTTCTCTTAAAATTAATACATGCACACCGTAACATCTAACAGAGCTACAGTATCTACAGCACAAAGATCCGATAAACTTCTTGTAAAGTGTTGCAAATTATAAGCTCATCTAACGGCCGCTATGCAGCGTCACTACCACGGTGACTCCTTCCATTTATATTATCATCCTAAAGTTGAGCAACTTCCGCATCGTCGTAGAGTACCGTATCGTTTCTTGAGTTTTCGACGAGACAGCACAAATCCTTGTATGAGCGTAAGTTTGCACCGGCAAGGACGACGAACCACGATAACTTGCCAAAAACCACATTCACTAAGCTGAGCTAAACCGAGATAGGTCGGAGATTAGCGACACGCCACGGCGGATAGTTTGGGATGCTGCATACTAACTttctttgtttgctgctttctCCCCTGTACACGCACGCTTTTGTAGCGTGGTACGTGAGCTTCCGGAATGTGATCCCAAAATCCGGTACTTTTTTTAGTAAAAGTGACGTAAAAATTTGCAGAATTACCAAGGTTTAGACGCAAGAGCTTGTTGATCGTACCGTGACCGCCAATGAGCAAATTTTTCCGATACCAACGTCGAGtttaatttgcaaatttttgaGGATTTCTCCAACTTTAGATTTCTATTTTTGTACTTTCCATTTATGTAcgaattttttccttttgttttcgttttaagTAACGAGAAGATCGCGAGACTAAATGTTaatgaaaatgagaaaacaaataagtttaacagctttgatgaaaaatgaggAGTTTTGAGAcaaatttgtgatttttgagcTATTTCTCCATTCTGCTCATGGTGAAGTGAGAAATTTACAAGGAAAAGTGAACTATATCAACAACTCTCTTCAACAGCTTTCAAAATGAAGTATAAAATGATCAGCTAGAACTGACAGAaccgtttcaaaacaaatgCGTTGACAGATGACAGAACTTAAATACATATGTCTGTCTCGTTCTTTTTACAACCTTCACCTTGAACATCGTTGTGAATCTGCGACAAAGTCCAGTCCTACCTGTTAATTACGCAATTCATCTTGAGAACAGTTTCAACGTGGACGAGCGTTAATTAAGTCTCTACTTTTATTCCCGACACAAATTTACGTCTAGTTTTCTACGTACATATGCTCTGACGCTCGGCTTGGCTTGGTAAAAAGCAATTAAGTGTACCGAGTAAGCATCACTTTCAAGCCAGTTAATTCTGTTTATTGCATCAATAACCATTGTTGGATTGATTGTTCTATCTGATGAAATGAACGATACCCACGCACTCGTCCGGAATGAGTATAGATTGCAAGTTGTGAATATTTAAGTTCAACCAGACCGACATAGTGACGCGCATCGGTATCATAACCGTTGCGTATCCACCTGTTTTTAATCCATTTATGTTATATTTAACATCCGCCCAAGCAAATGTTCCAAAATGAATTTATGCTTATCACCAGTTCCAGTCCACTAGCGGCATAATCATAATCACGCGATCATCAAATTAGTTTTGGTTTACGCGATTTAGCTTCCAGCCCAACACAGCCAATCCTGTTCGCGATGGGTCCCTGTTCGCTTCAACTGTATGCCATCCCAAAAGATTGCATTTGATTTAACATAATTGGTACAATTCTTCTAAATCGCCTTTACCACTAAGCCTCCCGAAAGTCGTTAAATTGATATGCTAAAAGAATGAAACTGAGGCGACAACTGAGCACAGTACGACCGCTCCTGAGTCATCAGGTggtgtttgaaataaattgcgGTTAGGCAGGGTAGCGACTGTCTACGGACCCTGGATGTATCAATCTTGATTAAAATTCCTTCGTTCTATAATCTATCCTATAGAAGGCTTCCTCGGAGGATTTGCCATTTTTAGGCCAGGAGAGAAAGGCGGATCGAAACAAATGGCAGAGAAATGGGGCCCATAATCGAGATGGAGATGGTTAATTAAAAGATGTAGCCTGAGATAAAATGATAAGCCTCATTTTCCaggaattgaattttaatatttctcacCATTTAATTTTACAGTAGCTTGTACTTTTGGCTTGAATGCGGAGATGGGATACATTAAGTATAATTTGTGCTACAGCAAGCAAGTGTAAACATTTCACAACCCTTACCCTTGCCACCATTGCTGAAAAACgatcataaatttattttgctcattttataaatgaaaaataaagacgGGTTTCCCGCGAAATGGGAACGCcttcggtacggtacggtatgTCTATTTTATCCTGGCTTATGAAGCTCATTTCGCCATCTAACGCCTTTGCATGTGTTGCCCAATATTTACATGGCTCGGCAGACAAATGATAAACAATAGAGGGCAACCTGACACCTCCGTGTTTCGGATCCTTCTTTTGCAGGAATAGCAAAACACCAACCAAAGGCGTGAATGAGTTTACGTTGGAGTATTGATCGAAATGTGAGCTAAAGAAACGCAAACAGAGATACAGTGGAACGGGTGCTCTTTTATTTAGCTGAGcccatgtgtgtttgtgagtgtgttgacTGCGAGGTACCAAACGGAAAAAGTAAGAGTGTAGGTTAGTTGACAGGACGATAAAATTTGGACAAGTGGCAGCTCATCGCTgtagtcgtcgtcgttggCTTCATAGTTCTgccttgctgctgctactatcaGTAAAAATTTATGGCCCACGCCAAGTTTCATTAGATACACCATCAACCTTCTTCTCGCACGAAACAGCCAAcctcacaaatacacacacacacttacgaGCACACAACAGTATGCGTTGCAGTCAATGGAAAAAAGCGGTAAATAGATATATGGGTGTCCCTTCATCCCAAAACTGTCAGCGAAAGTAACGTCCAAATTACGTCCTGTTGCGTAGGAACTCTTCGGCTAGATCTCTTTCCCTTTAGCAGTTTCTAGATTTGCCTTTGCCAAGACTGGGGACGATAAGTGAGCAGGTCACTTTTCATGATGCCCCACAATGAGCGGTATGATGATACTGAACCTGCTGACCTGTAGACAGGATGGTAATGAAAGTGATATCGGCGTCGGCCATGTCCTGGTTGTGGTGACAGAGGAGAAAACAGTGCCCTGGAAGGCATCtggcatttttcttccaacaagCTGGAAGCCCACGGATCCGCTTGATAGTGGAAACCTGTCAACGCATTCGGGTTAAGTCACTGTATGCTTTCCTTTGCTgtagttgtagttgttgttggttcCATACTCCTCGAGCATTGTTCGGGTCGGGTCTGAGAGGTGATCCTAAAATCTCACCGGTAGAAATTGGAGCTTTCGTTAGCAGCTTTCGGTTGCAAGCGATGAATTTGTGCTCGGTGTCAGATGGTGATGTATTTATGAGGCTGAGGTCACTGGGGAGTACAATTAAGATTCCATCTTGCATCTAATACTAGCAACGTGGATATGAGCTCCTTGCCATCATCACACCAACTCAAAAAACGAAGGGAAAAATTTAACTCAACTCCAAGATAGAGCTGCTCTGCAGTATCTGTAGATAACGTTAGTAAATTGTACAATTTAAACACTTCGAACTGTTTTAGAAACTATCACTTCTTACATCACTCAAGAGAtcgcaagagagagagagagagagagagagagggggggggggaaagaaagagagaaaaaaagaggggaaaaataagaaaagcaCATAACCCGTAACTTATACCAATTCTGCTTATAATTCATATAATGGCAATAAGAAAATATGCCAACCGCCATTTTATTGCCCAAACACTCGAGTGCACTCACCCGCGCAATCGTATCTTACCGTGGACCGTGGACAAACGCGAACGGACCGTCGTACGGAATAAAATGGCACTAAAAGCCGCGCCGAAAGACAAATTATGGATCTCCTATCGTATGTCGCTATGGATGTGGGTGTGGAGCTTTGACTATTACAATGCAATGATTCATGGTCGTACTTCGACGTACCCTTCCCTGGCACTTGCTTGCTCCAGCAACGGTTGAGTACTTATCGTACGATCGCTCtgcttttcattcaaaatccACTCAAAACTTGGGGCGAACCTCATAAAACAACCCAACCCCAAAAAGGGCAGGCTTGGCAGTCCGTTCGGCTTCGCTAAATCAAACAACCCCGATTGAAAGCTTCCTCCAATACGTCAGGCACCCATCGCGGGagtgcatacacacacacacacacgcatgcacacTCGCATTCGTTACCTCCCACAACGCGCCGGAAGTGGTTCATCATAGGGAATGTTTTGCAATCCCCAACCACGGTAAAATCGCATACCCGGGCATACTAGAGAATGACACGCCATTTAGCACAAAAATTGCACCAGCACGATCACCATCAGGCACTAgaatacagcaacaacagaaacGAAGCAATTGCGTCCCGGTTTGTCAATGGCAGTGCACTTTGCTCACCCACGCGAGCATGTCCTGACAGGGTGGGTCAAACGTGCTGCTACACGATGGGAGTAGAAATGCAATTTGTCACAAACAACTCTACCCGCTGCAGCTTTCGTAGACTAGCAGCTTTTCTTTGGCAGACGACACAGTTAGTTTTgtataaaatatcaataattctGTCTGGGGGGTAGGAGGATGGGGAGAGGGGAGTGCGGGAAAAGATAGTCATGTCGCGTCCACGCACCGGAccgttttgccattttgcaCGCGCGCCGGGTGATGtgctttgatttttattgctcCGCAAACGTGGGAATATGCATGGTAACAAATGTTGAACCCTTTGAAGTTGTCTGTCTTCTGACAGTCTTGAGcagttgtgttttgctttgccgGCTTCTTTTAAGAAGGAAACATACTCCCCAATGTTCGGAAATGTTTTGATAGAGTCGTTAGGAGTGGCTGTGCCTTATCCTCCAGTAGGATAATAGATGCGGTATCCGTGTGTGCTTCTCGTTATCAAGAGTTTCCATCTTTGAGACGCACACTGTTGTTCATAAATGCAGGAAGATGTTCTTCGACGTTATCTGATGGTTACCAGAGTTCATGTATGTGCATGTGAATATTTTGAAGTATACACACACTAGGTACTTAATTTTTAGTACAAGccaaataaaattttgctcACTTCCAACAAACCTGTGAATAGATCGGGAAGATATTGATTGAATATTGCTTGCCAAAATTCAGGACGAAGCAGACGCAAAAGACCAGAAAGAGTTGAAAGAAATAGTTGTAGAAAAGTTTTTGCTCTGCTAACTCATTTCTCCAACTACAGCAAATAACTGCTAGAACGCGACGAGTTCCTGGTTGTCATGCACTTTGGAAGTCGTGTTGTCTAGAAAATCATTCTTCTTGTTGATTTACTCTTT
This genomic window from Anopheles maculipalpis chromosome 2RL, idAnoMacuDA_375_x, whole genome shotgun sequence contains:
- the LOC126556184 gene encoding zinc finger protein 503, which translates into the protein MIRPILPILAYMSVLSSTYSLHMARDAYIKPPPPPPPAQLLDDLDDMSELLAENGVDLMRPMMATVHQKSHSATNSGGGGGSGSIISSNNGAIALGTINHVTSNELPELSPPPAHLPTGLRHGPIGPLVGQPPRGLQELFGVQTNFDIRAAQQQLSHSPNGATSNFDVNQSSSSSSSSSGMDDRDDDNGEGGGGGRGDRNDVNNGVVASAGGGGGGGGQGNVNLQRSASSSKRASPTGGRNKMMADSGQDGDGSSSGLPSIPHGIANQMMLRSTRGQRQYDVPQIECPPAMDGMERFACPTPDRQGRYRCIDDHVLCDGFIDCPEGEDEDRQACMFYKTTKAHLDVLADALLRWARGR